From a region of the Tateyamaria omphalii genome:
- a CDS encoding patatin-like phospholipase family protein — MSATNGRAKRHEKSINLALQGGGSHGAFTWGVLDRMFEEDRLWIEAISGTSAGAMNAVVATQGMYDAGAAGARQALEDFWRAVSVAGQGSPIKRTPLDMMLGSWSLDASPGYVMMDMMSRMASPYDLNPLGLNPLRDVVEEFIDFDKVAKCDDMGLYISATNVETGRARVFHRNEVTLDVVMASACLPNMFKAVEIDGVPYWDGGYMGNPVLFPFIDHSPSSDIVIVQINPLKRPGTPRRARDIQNRVNEITFNASLLRDLRTIDLIHRLIDEGALSDQEYRVMNMHMIDGCDDMLALDASSKLNSEWAFLIHLRDLGRDYADRWLGANFDKIEVESTLDLRDLFDDFGAPHGANVVELKSRRG; from the coding sequence ATGTCAGCCACCAATGGCCGGGCCAAACGTCACGAAAAGTCCATCAACCTCGCCCTGCAGGGCGGTGGATCGCACGGGGCGTTCACCTGGGGCGTCCTCGACCGCATGTTCGAGGAGGACCGGCTGTGGATCGAAGCGATCAGCGGCACCTCTGCCGGCGCCATGAACGCCGTGGTCGCGACCCAAGGTATGTACGATGCAGGCGCCGCAGGCGCGCGGCAGGCGCTTGAGGATTTCTGGCGCGCCGTCAGCGTGGCGGGGCAGGGCAGCCCAATCAAACGCACTCCGCTTGACATGATGCTGGGGTCCTGGTCGCTTGATGCCTCGCCCGGCTATGTGATGATGGACATGATGAGCCGGATGGCGTCGCCCTATGATCTGAACCCGCTTGGCCTGAACCCGCTGCGGGACGTGGTCGAGGAATTCATTGATTTCGACAAAGTCGCCAAATGCGATGACATGGGCCTCTATATCTCGGCCACGAATGTCGAGACGGGGCGCGCGCGGGTCTTTCACAGGAACGAGGTGACGCTTGATGTGGTGATGGCCTCGGCCTGCCTGCCTAATATGTTCAAGGCCGTCGAGATCGACGGGGTGCCCTATTGGGATGGCGGATATATGGGCAATCCCGTGCTCTTTCCCTTTATCGACCACTCGCCGTCCTCGGACATCGTGATCGTGCAGATCAACCCGCTCAAACGTCCCGGCACGCCGCGCCGCGCGCGGGACATCCAGAACCGCGTGAACGAGATCACGTTCAACGCATCGCTTCTGCGGGACCTGCGGACCATCGACCTGATCCATCGGTTGATCGACGAGGGGGCGCTGTCGGACCAGGAATACCGCGTGATGAACATGCACATGATCGACGGCTGCGACGACATGCTGGCGCTGGATGCGTCATCCAAGCTGAACTCGGAATGGGCGTTTCTGATCCATTTACGCGATCTGGGGCGAGACTATGCGGATCGCTGGTTGGGCGCCAATTTTGACAAGATCGAGGTCGAGAGCACGCTGGATCTGCGCGACCTGTTTGATGATTTTGGCGCGCCGCACGGGGCCAATGTGGTTGAGTTGAAATCGCGGCGCGGGTGA